One region of Vescimonas fastidiosa genomic DNA includes:
- the rpmF gene encoding 50S ribosomal protein L32 codes for MAVPKGKVSKQRRNKRRSSVWKLAAPGLVACPKCGALHLPHRMCPECGTYNGREVKVVKSVAADK; via the coding sequence ATGGCAGTACCTAAGGGAAAAGTTTCCAAGCAAAGACGCAATAAGAGACGCAGCTCCGTGTGGAAGCTGGCGGCTCCCGGTCTGGTGGCATGCCCCAAGTGCGGTGCGCTGCATCTGCCTCACAGAATGTGCCCGGAGTGCGGTACCTACAATGGCCGTGAGGTCAAGGTCGTCAAGTCCGTGGCTGCGGATAAGTAA